One Buchnera aphidicola (Aphis glycines) genomic window, TGCTTTTTTTAAACCAGGAATTTCACCTTTCATAGCTGCTTCTCTGACTTTAATACGACTCAGACCGAATTTTCTTAAAAAAGCATGTGGACGACCTGTTTGTCGACATCTATTTCTTTGTCGCGATGGACTAGAATCACGCGGAAAAACTTGAAGCTTAAGCACAGCGTCCCAACGCTCTTCTTTTGAAAGTTTCATGTTTTTAATAATAGTTTTAAGCGCAATACGTTGAGCATAAAATTTATTAGCTAATTTGATACGTTTAATTTCGCGCGCTTGCATCGATTGTTTAGCCATTAGATAACCTTAAATATATTAAACTATATTACTTACGGAAAGGAAAATTGAAAGCAGATAACAATAAATGACCTTCATTATTTGATTTTGCAGTGGTAGTAATAGTTATATCTAATCCACGAACACGATCAATTTTGTCATAATCAATTTCAGGAAAAATAATTTGTTCTCGTATTCCTAAACTATAATTTCCTCGACCATCAAAAGAGTTAATTGAGAAACCTCTAAAATCTCTAATACGAGGAATGGCAATACTAATTAGACGTGTTAAAAAATCCCATTTTCTTTTTCCACGCAATGTTACCTTGCAACCAATAGGATAACCTTTTCGAATTTTAAAACCAGCTACAGATTTTCTTGCTTTCGTGATTACTGGTTTTTGTCCAGATATTGCAGTTAAATCTAGCACAGCATTATCTAAATTTTTTTTATCAGAAGCTGCAGACCCAACACCCATATTTAAAACAATTTTATCAATTTTAGGTACTTGCATTATAGAGCTATAATTTAATGTTATCATAAGATTTTTAACTATTTTTGTTTTATAATAACTATGTAATTCGATCATACATCACCCCAAAATGTCATAACTATTTTTTAATTATATTACCATTTGATTTGAAAAAACGTACTTTTTTACCCTCTTCGAATCTAAAACCAACGCGATCTGATTTTTTAGATTCTGGATTAAAAATAGCGATATTTGAAATGTGTATAGGAGCTTCTCTTTCAATAATACCCCCGTTTTTATTTTGAGCAGGAACAGGTTTTTGATGTTTTTTAACTAAATTTAAACCCTGCACAATTACTTTATTAGGTGGAAAAATATTTTTAATAAAACTTTTTTTTCCTTTATCCTTTCCTGTTAAAATTATTACTTGATCATTTTTACGAAACTTTAATGCCATTTGATATTCCTTAAATGTTTATTATAAAACTTCAGGAGCTAACGAAATAATTTTCATAAATTTTTCATTCCTTAATTCTCGAGTAACAGGTCCAAAAATACGAGTACCTATAGGTTGTTCGTTATTATTTAATATCACACAAGAATTTCTATCAAAACGTACAGTCGAGCCATCAGATCTCCTTATACCTTTCTTTGTTCTGACAACTACCGCTTTTAAAACTTCCCCTTTTTTTACTTTACCTCTTGGTATAGCTTCTTTCACCGTAATTTTAATTATATCACCAATTCTAGCATAACGACGACGAGAACCACCTAACACTTTAATACACATGGCTGAACGCGCACCAGAGTTGTCAGCTACATTCAAAATAGTTTGTTCTTGAATCATATTATATCATTCCAATTCAAATGAAATTGTTACTAAGTACAATATTAGTAATATTTTATTGATAGAAAACATGAACAGACCTAAGTTTGATCATGTTTTAAAATATTTTTTAAAAAATAGTTTTTTCAACAATTCGAACTAATACCCAAGATTTAGTTTTGGAAATTGGTCTAGATTCTCTAATTTCTATTAAATCACCTATTGAACATTCGTTTTTTTCATCGTGAATATGTAGTTTTGTAGTTTTTTTTATAAACTTTTTATAAATCTTATGCTTCACAAAACGTTCAATTGATACAACAGCTGACTTATTCATTTTATTACTTGTAACGCGACCTTGTAAGGTACGAATTTTTTCCATTATTTAAAACGCTCCTTTTCAGTTAATATTGTTTTGACTTGTGCAATATTTCTTCTTACTTTTCGTAATAAATGTGGTTGTTTTAATTTCCCTGATGCAGACTGCATGCGAAGATTAAACTGTTCTCTTAATAATTGCAAAAGTTCTATATTAAGATTCTGACAATCTTTTTGACGAAATTTTAATAATGCCTTCATTACATCACCATTTTAGTTACAAAAGTCGTTTTAATCGGCAATTTTGATGCAGCTAGCTTAAATGCTATACGCGATTCTTCTTCCGAAACACCATCTAATTCGTAAAGTATTTTGCCGGGTTGTACTAAAGCGACCCAATATTCAACATTACCTTTTCCTTTTCCCATTCTAACTTCTAATGGTTTTTGCGTAATTGGTTTATCAGGGAAAATACGTATCCAAACTTTACCTTGTCTTTTAATAAATCGTGTTATAGCTCTTCGTGCAGATTCAATTTGCCGAGCAGTTAAACGTCCTCGATCCACTGCTTTTAATCCAAAAATACCAAAGTTAATATCAGTACCAATTGCAAGTCCACGATTTCGTCCTTTATGCATTTTACGAAACTTCGTACGTTTTGGTTGCAACATTAGACAATTCTCCTACTTGCGATTTTTACGATGTTGCTTTTTTGATAGAACAGATGGTTTTTTTTCTAATTTCTCGATAGCTGACATACCACCTAGTATCTCCCCTTTAAAGATCCATACTTTTACACCTATTACACCATATGTAGTGTGAGCTTCAGAGACACTGTAATCAATGTTAGCACGTAGAGTATGCAGCGGAACTCTGCCCTCTCTATACCATTCTCTTCGAGCTATTTCAGCGCCACCCAATCTACCACTTACTTCTACTTTAATACCTTTTGCCCCTTGTCTCATTGCGTTCTGAACTGATCTTTTCATGGCCCTACGAAACATCACTCTTCTTTCTAATTGAGAAGTAATACTATCTGAAACGAGCTTTGCATCTAATTCAGGTTTTCTAACTTCAGAAATATTGATTTGAGCTGGAACACCAGTAATTTTTGCAATAAACATTCTTAATTTTTCAACATCTTCACCTTTTTTTCCTATCACAATACCTGGCCTAGCTGTATAAATAGTTACGCGAATACTTTTGGCAGGTCTCTCAATAATAATTCGGGATACTGATGCTTTTATGAGTTCTTTCATTAAAAATTGACGTACTTTATAATCGCTATCTATATGATCTGCAAAATCTTTAGTATTTGCAAACCATACAGAGTTCCATTTTTTAATGATACCCAACCGCATGCCATTAGGGTGCACTTTTTGACCCATTCTTTCTCCTCCAAAAAAAACATTAACAATCAGAAACAATTACAGTTATATGACTCGTACGTTTTAAAATACGATCTGCACGCCCTTTAGCACGAGGCATCATTCGCTTCATTGTAGAACCTTCATCTACAAATATATTTTTTACTTTTAATTGATCTATATCAACACCATCATTATGCTCTGCATTTGCTATAGCTGATTCTAATACTTTTTTAACTAAAACTGCGGCTTTTTTATTGTTAAAATTTAATATATTTAATGCTATTGGTACTTTTTTACCTCGAATTAAATCTGCTACTAAACGAATTTTTTGAGCAGAAGATCGAACTTTTCGACATTGAGCTAAAGTTTCCATTTGTTCCTCTTTGTTCTAACGTTTTTTTACTTTTTTATCTGCAGTATGTCCTCTATAGGTACGAGTTAAAGAAAATTCACCTAATTTATGCCCAACCATTTCTTCAGTAATAAAAACTGGAACATGATTTCGACCATTATGAATAGATATTGTTAAACCGACCATATTTGGAAATACTGTTGAGCGTCTAGACCATGTTTTTAAAGGTTTTTTATCATTTAACTTGACTGCTTGCTCTACTTTTTTTAATAAACTAACATCAATAAAAGGACCTTTTTTCACAGAACGTGGCATAAGATAATTCTCTAAAGTTATTTGTGACGATGACGTAAAATAAATTTTTCAGTACGTTTATTTCTTCTAGTTTTTTTACCCTTTGTTTGAATACCCCAGGGAGTCACTGGATGTTTCCCAAAATTTCTTCCTTCACCACCTCCATGAGGATGGTCAACTGGATTCATAGCAGTACCACGGACAGTCGGTCGGATTCCAATCCAACGTGAAGCACCAGCTTTTCCTAATACTTGCAACATATGTTCCGCATTTCCTACTTGACCAATTGTAGCTCTACAATTACATTCAGTTTTTCTCATTTCACCAGATCTTAATCGCAAAGTAGCATAATCTTGATCGCGTGCTACTAATTGTACATAGCTGCCTGCAGATCGAGCAATTTGACCTCCTTTTCCCGGTTTCATTTCTACATTATGAATAAAAGAACCAACAGGAATATTTTTAATTGGTAAGGTGTTTCCTACTTTAATAGGAACATTTGAACCTGAAGTAATAGTATCACCTATCTTTAAATCTTTAGGCGCTAAAATATAACTTCGTTTCCCATCTTTGTATAATATTAAAGCAATATTAGAAGAACGATTAGGATCATACTCAAACCTTTCTATTACAGCATCGATGTTATCTCTGTTCCTTTTAAAATCTATAATACGATATGAACGTTTATGACCCCCACCAATATGTCGGGTTGTAATTCTACCATTATTATTCCGTCCTCCAGTTTTACCTTTTTTTGTAATAAGTGAAGAATATGGCTTCCCTTTATACAATTCCTTATTGACAACTTTAATAACATGACGTCGACCTGGGGATGTCGGCTTACATTTAACAATTGCCATTTTTATTTCCTCTACCTATTCTATATTACTTATAAAATCTAAATTTTGACCTTTTTTCACTTTAATATATGCTTTTTTCCAGTCTTTTCGAAAAACAATACGATTAGATTGACGCTTTTTTTTTCCTTGAATACGTAATGTTTTTACACTATCTACTTGTATATTAAATAACTTTTGTACTGCAGATTTAATTTCATATTTAGTTGAACTTTTTAAAACTTTTAAAACAACAGTATTACACTTTTCAATTAATATAGATGATTTTTCAGAAATATGCGGAGAGAGTAATATTTTTAATAAACGTTCTTCAGGAATCATGAAAGTATTTCCTCTACTTTTTTCAACGCATCAACAGTGATTAAGATATGATCAAAAGCAATTAAGCTTACTGGATCAATCGAATATACATCTTTTACATCAACTGCATATAAATTTCTAGAAGCAAGGAAGAGATTATTATCCAATTTACTTGTAATAATCAAAACATTTTTTAAATTTATTTTTTTTAATTTTTCAACTAACAGTTTTGTTTTAGGCAAAGTTAACGAAAAATCTTGAAAAACAATTAACCGTTTTTGACGGATTAATTCAGAAAAAATACTTTTTAATGCACCACGATACATTTTTTTGTTAATTTTTTGAGAATGTTCTTGAGGTTTTGCGGCAAATGTTACCCCTCCTGACCGCCAAATAGGACTTCTAAAAGAACCTGCACGAGCACGCCCAGTTCCTTTTTGGCGCCATGGTTTTCTACCTGAACCAGAAACATCAGCACGACTTTTTTGTGCTCTCGTACCCTGACGAGTAGACGCTGAATAAGCAACAACCACTTGATGAATTAGAGCTTCATTAAAATCTCGAGAAAAAATGATGTCAGAAACACTAAGAAGGTTTTGCACGTCTTGAACTACTAATTCCATGCTTAATTCCTTATTTCTCAAATCTTAATAGCTGGTTTAACAATAAGATCACTACCTATAGACCCTGGTACAGCGCCTTTTAATAAAAGTAAATTACGAATTAAATCAATACGTATTATATTCAAATTTTGCACTGTAACACGTTTATTTCCTAATTGTCCTGCCATTTTTTTTCCTTTAAATACTCTCCCAGGAGTTTGATTTTGACCAATAGAACCTGGAACTCTATGAGATAATGAATTTCCATGTGAAGCATCTTGAGTACGAAAGTTCCAACGTTTTACAGTACCAGAAAAACCTTTACCTTTAGAAGTACCGATAACATCTACTTTCTTAATATCGTTAAAAATATCAATTTTAATAACTTGACCTAATTTAAAATTTTCATTTACATTTGTTTTAAATTCCCATAAACCATTACCTGGAACAACACCTGCTTTTAAAAAATGACCTGATTGAGGTTTATTAAGTTTGTTTAACTTTTTTGTACCTGTTGTCACTTGAATAGCAAAATATCCATCAGTTACTATATTTTTTATTTGCGTTATTCGATGTTCCTTACACTCAATTACAGTTACAGGAATTGAACATCCTTCCTTGGTAAAAATACGAGTCATACCAAGTTTTTTACCAATTAAACCAATCATTTTAAAAACCTTATATATCTATTTAATTAACCTAAACTAATTTGAACATCTACACCAGCAGCCAGATCAAGTCGCATTAACGCATCAACAGTTTTTTCAGTAGGCTCTACTATATCAATTAACCGTTTATGTGTACGTATTTCATATTGATCACGTGCATCTTTATTAACATGTGGAGAAATCAAAATAGTAAATCGTTCTTTACGGGTAGGAAGCGGTATAGGACCGCGCACTTGCGCGCCAGTTCTTTTCGCTGTTTCAACAATTTCTGTAGTCGATTGATCAATTAATCTATGATCAAATGCTTTTAGACGAATACGAATTCTTTGGTTCTGCATGATACCAGAACTCCAATTTTATTAAAGAATAAAAATTTTACCCTATCTCTATTCACAGAGATTGGATGTAATTAATAACAATGGCTATATAACTCCTATATTAGGAGTATTTTAAAATATTTTAAATAAAAAAATATTTTTAATTATATAAAATTATTTTTACAAACTATTTATAGTATTAATCAAAATACCAAGAAAAGAGCATTGTATACTCTTTTCTCAATAAATTCAACTAAGTACAGTATAAAATATGTTAAACTAAAACTTTAGTAACAACACCAGCACCAACGGTTTTCCCACCTTCCCGTATTGCAAAATGCAGCCCATCTGTCATAGCAATTGGATGAATTAAAGTAACAGTCATTTTGATATTATCTCCCGGCATGACCATTTCTACCCCATCAGGTAATTCAATAGAACCTGTTACATCAGTAGTGCGAAAATAAAACTGAGGACGATATCCTTTAAAAAATGGCGTATGTCGACCACCTTCTTCTTTTGATAAAACATAGACTTCAGACTCAAACGTTGTATGCGGATGAATACTACCAGGCTTAGCTAAAACTTGGCCTCTTTCAATTTCATCTCGCTTTGTTCCCCGAAGTAACACACCTACATTTTCGCCTGCACGACCTTCATCTAATAATTTTCTAAACATTTCTACGCCAGTACAGGTAGTTTTAGTTGTTTTTTTAATTCCAACAATTTCTACTTCTTCTCCGACTTTTATAATACCTTTTTCAACTCTTCCAGTAACAACTGTTCCTCTTCCAGATATAGAAAAAACATCTTCTATAGGTAATAAAAATGATTGATCAATTGCTCGTGTTGGTTCTGGAATGTAACTATCTAAAAATTTAGATAATTCTAATATTTTCGATTCCCATTCAGGATCACCTTCTAAGGCTTTCAATGCAGATCCGCGAATAATCGGAGTGTTATCTCCTGGAAAATCATATTGAGTTAATAAATCACGAACTTCCATTTCTACTAACTCTAATAATTCTTCATCATCTACCATGTCACATTTATTTAAAAAAACAACAATATATGGCACACCCACTTGTCTACCAAGTAAAATGTGTTCACGTGTTTGAGGCATTGGTCCATCAGTAGCTGCGACCACCAAAATAGCACCATCCATTTGAGCAGCTCCAGTAATCATATTCTTGATATAATCTGCATGACCTGGGCAGTCAACATGTGCATAATGCCTTAATTCAGTATCATATTCTACATGTGAGGTATTTATTGTAATCCCCCTAGCTTTCTCTTCTGGAGCATTATCTATCTGATCAAAAGCACGTGCAGAACCTCCATATTTTTTAGATAATACAGTGGTAATTGCTGCAGTTAATGTTGTTTTTCCATGATCTACATGACCGATAGTTCCTACGTTAATATGAGGTTTCAAACGTTGAAATTTTTCTTTTGACATTTTTTTATCCTTTACAATTTAGTTATAAAAAATTTTTAAATTACAATTATTTATTTTTTTTTTGAATAATTTCGTCAGAAATACTAGATGGTGCTTCTACGTATTTTAAAAACTCCATTGAATAGGAAGCTCTTCCTTGCGTTTGAGAACGTAAATCAGTTGCATAACCAAACATTTCAGATAAAGGAACACAAGCTTGAATAATTTTTCCTATAGATAAATCTTTCATACCTTCGATAACACCCCTACGACGATTTAAATCTCCAATAACATCACCCATATAATCATCTGGCGTCTCTACTTCAACTTTCATGATAGGTTCTAACAAAATAGGATTGGCTTGTTTAAAACCATTTTTAAAAGCTAAAGAAGCCGCCAGTTTAAATGCTAACTCTGAAGAGTCAACATCATGATAAGACCCAAAATAAAGACGTACCCCTATATCTACAACAGGATAACCTGCTAAAGGTCCATATTTTAATTGTTCCTGAATACCTTTATCAATTGCAGAAATATACTCATTAGGTATTACCCCGCCTTTTATATCATTAATAAACGAATAACCTGCACCTCCTGGTTCTAATGGAAATAATTCTATAACAACATGACCATACTGACCTCTTCCACCAGATTGTTTAATATGCTTTCCTTCAATATCAGTGATTTTATTTAAAATCGTTTCACGATACGCTACTTGTGGTTTTCCAATGTTAGCATCTACACTAAATTCTCTTTTCATTCGATCGACAATGATCTCTAGATGCAACTCACCCATTCCAGAAATAATAGTTTGATTAGATTCCTGATCAGTATGAACTCTAAACGAAGGATCTTCTTTAGCTAATCTATTTAATGCTATACCCATTTTTTCTTGATCAGCTTTTGTTCTAGGCTCTACTGAAATTGATATCACTGGATCTGGAAATTCCATGCGTTCTAATATAATAGGATCATTTAAATCGCAAAGTGTATCCCCAGTAGTTACATCTTTTAATCCAATAGCTGCTGCTATATCACCTGCATATACTTCTTTTATTTCTTCTCTTTTATTTGCGTGCATTTGAAC contains:
- the rplX gene encoding 50S ribosomal protein L24, translated to MALKFRKNDQVIILTGKDKGKKSFIKNIFPPNKVIVQGLNLVKKHQKPVPAQNKNGGIIEREAPIHISNIAIFNPESKKSDRVGFRFEEGKKVRFFKSNGNIIKK
- the rplE gene encoding 50S ribosomal protein L5, giving the protein MIELHSYYKTKIVKNLMITLNYSSIMQVPKIDKIVLNMGVGSAASDKKNLDNAVLDLTAISGQKPVITKARKSVAGFKIRKGYPIGCKVTLRGKRKWDFLTRLISIAIPRIRDFRGFSINSFDGRGNYSLGIREQIIFPEIDYDKIDRVRGLDITITTTAKSNNEGHLLLSAFNFPFRK
- the rplN gene encoding 50S ribosomal protein L14 codes for the protein MIQEQTILNVADNSGARSAMCIKVLGGSRRRYARIGDIIKITVKEAIPRGKVKKGEVLKAVVVRTKKGIRRSDGSTVRFDRNSCVILNNNEQPIGTRIFGPVTRELRNEKFMKIISLAPEVL
- the rpsC gene encoding 30S ribosomal protein S3, translated to MGQKVHPNGMRLGIIKKWNSVWFANTKDFADHIDSDYKVRQFLMKELIKASVSRIIIERPAKSIRVTIYTARPGIVIGKKGEDVEKLRMFIAKITGVPAQINISEVRKPELDAKLVSDSITSQLERRVMFRRAMKRSVQNAMRQGAKGIKVEVSGRLGGAEIARREWYREGRVPLHTLRANIDYSVSEAHTTYGVIGVKVWIFKGEILGGMSAIEKLEKKPSVLSKKQHRKNRK
- the rpmC gene encoding 50S ribosomal protein L29; this encodes MKALLKFRQKDCQNLNIELLQLLREQFNLRMQSASGKLKQPHLLRKVRRNIAQVKTILTEKERFK
- the rplV gene encoding 50S ribosomal protein L22 gives rise to the protein METLAQCRKVRSSAQKIRLVADLIRGKKVPIALNILNFNNKKAAVLVKKVLESAIANAEHNDGVDIDQLKVKNIFVDEGSTMKRMMPRAKGRADRILKRTSHITVIVSDC
- the rpsS gene encoding 30S ribosomal protein S19 gives rise to the protein MPRSVKKGPFIDVSLLKKVEQAVKLNDKKPLKTWSRRSTVFPNMVGLTISIHNGRNHVPVFITEEMVGHKLGEFSLTRTYRGHTADKKVKKR
- the rplW gene encoding 50S ribosomal protein L23 yields the protein MIPEERLLKILLSPHISEKSSILIEKCNTVVLKVLKSSTKYEIKSAVQKLFNIQVDSVKTLRIQGKKKRQSNRIVFRKDWKKAYIKVKKGQNLDFISNIE
- the rpsJ gene encoding 30S ribosomal protein S10, which encodes MQNQRIRIRLKAFDHRLIDQSTTEIVETAKRTGAQVRGPIPLPTRKERFTILISPHVNKDARDQYEIRTHKRLIDIVEPTEKTVDALMRLDLAAGVDVQISLG
- the tuf gene encoding elongation factor Tu, with translation MSKEKFQRLKPHINVGTIGHVDHGKTTLTAAITTVLSKKYGGSARAFDQIDNAPEEKARGITINTSHVEYDTELRHYAHVDCPGHADYIKNMITGAAQMDGAILVVAATDGPMPQTREHILLGRQVGVPYIVVFLNKCDMVDDEELLELVEMEVRDLLTQYDFPGDNTPIIRGSALKALEGDPEWESKILELSKFLDSYIPEPTRAIDQSFLLPIEDVFSISGRGTVVTGRVEKGIIKVGEEVEIVGIKKTTKTTCTGVEMFRKLLDEGRAGENVGVLLRGTKRDEIERGQVLAKPGSIHPHTTFESEVYVLSKEEGGRHTPFFKGYRPQFYFRTTDVTGSIELPDGVEMVMPGDNIKMTVTLIHPIAMTDGLHFAIREGGKTVGAGVVTKVLV
- the rplP gene encoding 50S ribosomal protein L16; translated protein: MLQPKRTKFRKMHKGRNRGLAIGTDINFGIFGLKAVDRGRLTARQIESARRAITRFIKRQGKVWIRIFPDKPITQKPLEVRMGKGKGNVEYWVALVQPGKILYELDGVSEEESRIAFKLAASKLPIKTTFVTKMVM
- the rpsN gene encoding 30S ribosomal protein S14; the protein is MAKQSMQAREIKRIKLANKFYAQRIALKTIIKNMKLSKEERWDAVLKLQVFPRDSSPSRQRNRCRQTGRPHAFLRKFGLSRIKVREAAMKGEIPGLKKASW
- the rplC gene encoding 50S ribosomal protein L3, with the translated sequence MIGLIGKKLGMTRIFTKEGCSIPVTVIECKEHRITQIKNIVTDGYFAIQVTTGTKKLNKLNKPQSGHFLKAGVVPGNGLWEFKTNVNENFKLGQVIKIDIFNDIKKVDVIGTSKGKGFSGTVKRWNFRTQDASHGNSLSHRVPGSIGQNQTPGRVFKGKKMAGQLGNKRVTVQNLNIIRIDLIRNLLLLKGAVPGSIGSDLIVKPAIKI
- the rplB gene encoding 50S ribosomal protein L2 translates to MAIVKCKPTSPGRRHVIKVVNKELYKGKPYSSLITKKGKTGGRNNNGRITTRHIGGGHKRSYRIIDFKRNRDNIDAVIERFEYDPNRSSNIALILYKDGKRSYILAPKDLKIGDTITSGSNVPIKVGNTLPIKNIPVGSFIHNVEMKPGKGGQIARSAGSYVQLVARDQDYATLRLRSGEMRKTECNCRATIGQVGNAEHMLQVLGKAGASRWIGIRPTVRGTAMNPVDHPHGGGEGRNFGKHPVTPWGIQTKGKKTRRNKRTEKFILRHRHK
- the rpsQ gene encoding 30S ribosomal protein S17, whose translation is MMEKIRTLQGRVTSNKMNKSAVVSIERFVKHKIYKKFIKKTTKLHIHDEKNECSIGDLIEIRESRPISKTKSWVLVRIVEKTIF
- the rplD gene encoding 50S ribosomal protein L4, with the translated sequence MELVVQDVQNLLSVSDIIFSRDFNEALIHQVVVAYSASTRQGTRAQKSRADVSGSGRKPWRQKGTGRARAGSFRSPIWRSGGVTFAAKPQEHSQKINKKMYRGALKSIFSELIRQKRLIVFQDFSLTLPKTKLLVEKLKKINLKNVLIITSKLDNNLFLASRNLYAVDVKDVYSIDPVSLIAFDHILITVDALKKVEEILS